A stretch of the Massilia sp. W12 genome encodes the following:
- a CDS encoding PEP-CTERM sorting domain-containing protein has translation MKMKIAAVAAGLALSASAFAGPVMWIGDSSGKLGKVDVATGQVQVIGSMGQAMTDIAFDPQGNLYGINFGQLFRINKTNAQLTLVGNTGVGMNSLVFDYQGNLYGANNSLYRINTNTGAAQLIGNGGAQYASSGDLAFVGSQLYLSNVYGGDTLTRLDVNTGAGTNVGNIGFSAVYGLATNDNVHLYGMSNTTILNIDTLTGQGTALVNYGGQGLGAAWGTAFIGEAVPEPETYAMMLLGLGAVGLYAKRRKAA, from the coding sequence ATGAAAATGAAAATCGCAGCAGTTGCAGCAGGTTTGGCCCTCTCCGCCAGCGCTTTCGCAGGTCCGGTGATGTGGATTGGCGATAGCAGCGGTAAGCTGGGCAAAGTGGATGTGGCCACCGGCCAGGTGCAAGTGATCGGCAGCATGGGTCAAGCCATGACCGATATCGCCTTTGATCCGCAAGGCAATCTGTACGGCATCAATTTCGGCCAGCTGTTCCGCATCAACAAAACCAATGCCCAACTCACACTGGTTGGCAATACCGGCGTTGGCATGAATTCTCTGGTGTTTGACTACCAGGGCAATCTGTACGGCGCGAACAATTCCCTGTATCGCATCAACACCAACACCGGCGCAGCCCAGCTGATCGGCAATGGCGGCGCGCAATACGCTTCCTCCGGCGACCTGGCCTTTGTTGGCAGCCAGCTGTATCTGAGCAATGTTTATGGCGGCGACACCCTGACCCGCTTGGATGTGAACACCGGCGCCGGTACGAATGTCGGCAACATCGGTTTCAGCGCAGTGTATGGTCTGGCCACGAATGACAATGTGCATCTGTATGGCATGAGCAACACCACCATCCTGAATATCGACACCCTGACCGGCCAGGGCACTGCACTGGTGAACTACGGCGGCCAAGGTCTGGGCGCCGCCTGGGGCACCGCCTTCATCGGCGAAGCTGTGCCGGAACCGGAAACCTATGCCATGATGCTGTTGGGCCTGGGTGCAGTCGGCCTGTACGCCAAGCGTCGTAAAGCCGCTTAA
- a CDS encoding DUF4124 domain-containing protein: protein MTMQSLQQKRCRAGLSLLWTAVGSMVIAALVVGTLFSMRYERNVFFDAIAKFTGDKKTAEAMDKTKEAMQQAKSAATGKDAPPKMEGRLQKCVIDGKTVYSDTACGKGENAKLPSLQVVDAPKKEEPPPAKPMNATDAAIERATR, encoded by the coding sequence ATGACAATGCAGAGCTTGCAACAAAAACGCTGCCGCGCCGGCCTCAGTCTGTTGTGGACAGCCGTGGGTTCTATGGTGATCGCAGCGCTGGTGGTCGGCACGCTGTTTTCGATGCGTTATGAACGGAATGTGTTTTTTGACGCCATCGCCAAATTCACCGGGGATAAGAAAACCGCTGAAGCGATGGATAAAACCAAGGAGGCCATGCAGCAGGCCAAGAGCGCCGCCACCGGCAAGGATGCGCCGCCGAAAATGGAAGGCCGCCTGCAAAAATGCGTGATCGATGGCAAGACCGTGTATTCCGACACCGCCTGCGGCAAGGGCGAAAACGCCAAACTGCCTTCGCTGCAAGTGGTGGATGCGCCAAAAAAAGAAGAACCGCCGCCAGCCAAGCCGATGAATGCGACGGATGCGGCGATTGAGCGCGCCACCCGCTGA
- the mtgA gene encoding monofunctional biosynthetic peptidoglycan transglycosylase, protein MAADHSFWRLLLKRWYFWLLILPATLFLLAQLYFFLCICWWVHYNPESTSFMREQLAILQEKNPNAQLKHSWVPYKKISTNLKRAIIASEDANFSDHEGVDWEALQKAFEKNMKKGKVVAGGSTITQQLAKNLFLSGGRNYFRKGQEFIIAGMLEAVMEKERIFEIYLNSVEWGVGVFGAEAAARHYYGVSAAQLSAAQAAKLAVMLPNPRYYDKHRNSSYLQSRTGLILRRMGSADLPSNTK, encoded by the coding sequence ATGGCGGCAGATCACTCTTTTTGGCGGCTTTTGCTCAAGCGCTGGTATTTCTGGCTCTTGATATTGCCCGCGACTTTATTTTTATTGGCGCAGCTGTATTTTTTCCTCTGCATTTGCTGGTGGGTGCACTACAACCCCGAATCCACCAGCTTTATGCGCGAACAGCTGGCGATTTTGCAGGAAAAAAATCCAAATGCGCAGCTCAAGCACAGCTGGGTTCCGTATAAAAAAATCTCCACCAATTTAAAGCGCGCCATTATCGCTTCTGAAGACGCCAATTTTTCCGACCATGAAGGGGTGGATTGGGAAGCGCTGCAAAAAGCCTTTGAAAAGAATATGAAAAAAGGCAAGGTGGTGGCCGGCGGCTCAACCATCACTCAGCAACTGGCGAAAAATCTGTTTCTCTCAGGTGGCCGCAATTACTTTCGCAAAGGCCAGGAATTCATCATCGCCGGCATGCTGGAAGCGGTGATGGAGAAGGAAAGAATTTTTGAAATCTATCTGAACTCGGTGGAATGGGGTGTCGGCGTGTTTGGCGCGGAAGCCGCCGCGCGACACTATTACGGCGTTTCCGCCGCCCAGCTCAGTGCGGCGCAGGCGGCCAAGCTGGCGGTGATGTTGCCCAATCCGCGCTATTACGACAAACACCGCAATTCGTCTTATTTGCAGTCTCGCACCGGCTTGATTTTGCGCCGCATGGGTTCCGCTGATTTACCATCCAACACTAAGTAA
- the aroE gene encoding shikimate dehydrogenase produces MSDLYAVFGNPIAHSKSPQIHAMFAAQCGQDIDYQKRLAPLDGFAASIQAFIAEGGRGANVTVPFKEQAFALAQHLSQAAQCARAVNTLRFTAHGIEADNTDGAGLVRDLKQAGQTLQGKRILLLGAGGAARGALLPLLQEGPALVHIANRSLPRAQALAQDFASLAQPGQLDASALHAASALAQQPWDLIINATSSSLQEQGMDLPDALFAHTMLAYDMVYGSALTPFLQQAQAQGVAVRDGLGMLVQQAALAFAWWRGVLPDTGPVYAALR; encoded by the coding sequence ATGAGTGATCTGTACGCAGTATTCGGCAATCCGATCGCACACAGCAAATCACCGCAGATTCACGCCATGTTCGCGGCCCAATGCGGCCAGGATATCGACTATCAAAAACGGCTGGCGCCGCTGGATGGTTTTGCCGCCAGCATCCAAGCCTTTATCGCCGAAGGCGGGCGCGGCGCGAATGTGACCGTGCCGTTCAAAGAGCAAGCCTTCGCGCTGGCGCAGCATCTGAGCCAGGCGGCGCAATGCGCGCGCGCGGTCAACACGCTGCGCTTTACCGCGCACGGAATCGAAGCAGACAACACCGACGGGGCCGGTCTGGTGCGCGATTTAAAACAGGCAGGTCAGACTTTGCAGGGCAAGCGCATCTTGCTGCTTGGCGCCGGCGGCGCGGCGCGCGGCGCACTGCTGCCTTTGTTGCAGGAAGGGCCGGCGCTGGTGCATATCGCCAATCGCAGCCTGCCCCGGGCGCAGGCGCTGGCGCAGGATTTCGCCAGTCTGGCGCAGCCCGGCCAACTCGACGCCAGCGCTTTGCACGCAGCTTCTGCCTTGGCGCAACAACCGTGGGATCTGATCATCAACGCCACCTCCAGCAGCTTGCAAGAGCAAGGCATGGACTTGCCCGACGCCCTGTTTGCGCATACGATGCTGGCGTATGACATGGTGTATGGCAGTGCGCTGACGCCTTTTTTACAGCAGGCGCAGGCGCAAGGGGTGGCGGTGCGCGATGGCCTGGGCATGCTGGTGCAGCAAGCTGCGCTGGCGTTTGCCTGGTGGCGCGGGGTGCTGCCGGATACCGGGCCGGTGTATGCGGCTTTGCGTTGA
- a CDS encoding TonB family protein: MRLLSSMNPENRFLPLALGISFAFHAMLLAIRFVAPETFQFRPADSGLEVILVNAKHDKAPKKADAIAQANLEGGGNADEGHAKSPLPDLQKVSDGDAIQLTQAKIEELERAQAEILSRAGAPIVAAPDAAQQSKRSTPQDGMDAQESQKVIARSVAEIANTIQDQNKRPRKFYITPSTRAEGYARYYKEMQKKIEDFGTLHFPQKEGKKLYGQLTLSIPIFQDGSIYTKEGGVTVDRSSGNPDLDKAALRIVQRSAPFGIFPPNMRSKDRDDVWVVVTRFTFTREQKLEAELRAN, translated from the coding sequence ATGCGTCTGTTATCGTCCATGAATCCGGAAAACCGCTTCCTGCCGCTTGCGCTCGGCATTTCTTTCGCTTTCCATGCGATGTTGCTGGCGATCCGCTTTGTGGCGCCGGAAACCTTTCAATTCCGCCCGGCTGACAGCGGTCTGGAAGTGATTCTGGTGAACGCCAAGCACGATAAAGCACCGAAAAAAGCCGACGCCATCGCCCAGGCCAATCTGGAAGGCGGCGGCAATGCCGATGAGGGCCATGCCAAATCGCCGCTGCCGGATTTGCAAAAAGTCAGCGATGGCGATGCGATTCAATTAACCCAGGCCAAGATTGAGGAATTGGAGCGCGCCCAGGCGGAAATTCTGTCGCGCGCCGGCGCGCCGATCGTGGCGGCCCCGGATGCGGCGCAACAGAGCAAGCGCAGCACGCCGCAAGACGGCATGGATGCGCAGGAAAGCCAGAAAGTGATTGCGCGCTCGGTGGCGGAAATCGCCAATACGATCCAAGACCAAAACAAGCGCCCGCGCAAGTTCTATATCACGCCCTCCACCCGCGCCGAGGGTTATGCGCGCTATTACAAAGAAATGCAAAAGAAGATCGAGGATTTCGGCACGCTGCACTTTCCGCAAAAGGAAGGCAAGAAGCTGTATGGTCAGCTGACCTTGTCGATTCCGATTTTTCAGGATGGCAGTATTTACACCAAGGAAGGCGGGGTGACGGTGGACCGCAGTTCCGGCAATCCTGATCTGGACAAGGCGGCGCTGCGAATTGTGCAACGTTCCGCGCCGTTTGGCATATTTCCGCCGAATATGCGCTCAAAAGACCGCGATGATGTGTGGGTGGTGGTGACCCGCTTCACCTTCACGCGCGAACAAAAACTGGAAGCGGAATTGCGCGCAAATTGA
- a CDS encoding RNB domain-containing ribonuclease yields the protein MNVFFEESGDFKVGVVLSQAGESYQVELASGKRSKVKARDVLLQYASPAPAEMLQQAQQLSEEIDLDFVWEVAGAEEFNFADLAKEYFGEPLSAVQLGALLLRLHGAPMYFYRKGRGVYKPAPEAALQAALAGIEKKKQQAAQQAQWVEQMAQGVLPDNFRPLVKYLLCKPDKNSMEYKALEQACAQLQTAPARLMLRLGGLADAKSLHDARFMLDHFPKGAGFPALELPPPPAQLPLAEVQAFSIDDATTTEIDDAFSVTALEDGRWQVGIHIAAPGLCIRPGDPIDVVARQRLSTVYMPGDKITMLPDAVVQEYTLGEGQARAALSLYAVLDAQGQLENCFSRAERVPMAANLRHQDLDELVSEQALNEGSGDFPFRREFDVLWRWAQQLEAQRMAKRAAFGLRPESNNRVDFNFYVEDGVVSIVRRKRGAPLDKIVAELMIFANSTWGKLMAEHGVPGIYRCQQAGWGGKMQVRMLTHAAPHQGLGVDQYAWSTSPLRRYTDLVNQWQILACLQHGVAAPLAAPFKQRDANLFAIVSAFDAAYAAYAEYQQTMERYWCLRWLAQQQARQVEAVVLKDEVLRLVEIPLILRLPGMPQLARGAQVRLDVIDWDELDLSVQARLLEVHGVSEDLGEEEEEVESAAPEQVAADAAPEAAPAASPEQAAQDDAGNANEQALA from the coding sequence ATGAATGTTTTTTTTGAAGAATCGGGCGATTTCAAAGTCGGCGTCGTATTGTCGCAAGCGGGTGAGTCGTATCAAGTGGAATTGGCCAGCGGCAAGCGCAGCAAGGTCAAGGCGCGCGATGTGCTGTTGCAATACGCCAGCCCGGCCCCGGCGGAAATGTTGCAGCAGGCGCAGCAGTTGAGCGAAGAAATCGACCTCGATTTTGTGTGGGAAGTGGCGGGCGCGGAAGAATTCAATTTCGCCGATTTGGCCAAGGAATATTTCGGCGAGCCGCTCAGTGCGGTGCAGCTTGGCGCGCTGTTGCTGCGTTTGCATGGCGCGCCGATGTATTTTTACCGCAAGGGGCGCGGGGTGTATAAGCCGGCCCCGGAAGCGGCTTTGCAAGCGGCGCTGGCCGGCATCGAAAAGAAAAAACAGCAGGCGGCGCAACAGGCGCAGTGGGTCGAGCAGATGGCGCAGGGCGTATTGCCGGACAATTTCCGCCCCCTGGTCAAATATCTGCTGTGCAAGCCGGACAAGAACAGCATGGAATACAAGGCGCTGGAGCAGGCTTGCGCGCAATTGCAAACCGCGCCGGCGCGCCTGATGTTGCGCTTGGGCGGTCTGGCCGACGCCAAGAGTTTGCACGATGCGCGTTTTATGCTCGACCATTTCCCCAAGGGGGCCGGGTTCCCGGCGCTGGAATTGCCGCCGCCGCCGGCGCAATTGCCCTTGGCTGAGGTGCAGGCGTTTTCGATTGACGACGCCACCACCACGGAAATTGACGATGCGTTTTCGGTCACCGCGCTGGAGGATGGGCGCTGGCAGGTCGGGATTCATATCGCTGCGCCCGGTTTGTGCATCCGTCCCGGCGATCCGATTGATGTGGTGGCGCGTCAGCGCTTGTCCACGGTGTATATGCCGGGCGACAAAATCACCATGCTGCCGGATGCGGTGGTGCAGGAATACACCCTGGGCGAAGGCCAGGCGCGCGCCGCGCTTTCGCTGTATGCGGTGCTGGATGCGCAAGGCCAGTTGGAAAATTGCTTCAGCCGCGCCGAACGGGTGCCAATGGCGGCGAATTTACGCCATCAGGATTTGGATGAGCTGGTCTCGGAACAAGCCTTGAATGAGGGCAGCGGCGACTTTCCTTTCCGCCGCGAATTCGATGTGCTGTGGCGTTGGGCGCAGCAATTGGAAGCGCAGCGCATGGCCAAGCGCGCCGCTTTCGGTCTGCGCCCGGAGTCGAATAACCGGGTCGATTTCAATTTTTATGTGGAAGACGGGGTGGTCAGCATTGTGCGCCGCAAGCGTGGCGCGCCGCTCGACAAGATCGTGGCGGAATTGATGATTTTCGCCAATTCCACCTGGGGCAAGTTGATGGCGGAACATGGCGTGCCGGGGATTTACCGCTGCCAGCAAGCCGGCTGGGGCGGCAAGATGCAGGTGCGCATGCTGACCCACGCTGCGCCGCATCAGGGTTTGGGGGTGGATCAATACGCCTGGAGCACCTCGCCGCTGCGCCGCTATACCGATCTGGTGAATCAATGGCAGATTCTGGCGTGTTTGCAACATGGCGTGGCCGCGCCGCTGGCTGCGCCCTTCAAGCAGCGCGATGCGAATCTGTTCGCGATTGTGTCCGCCTTTGACGCCGCGTATGCCGCGTATGCTGAATATCAGCAAACCATGGAGCGCTATTGGTGCTTGCGCTGGCTGGCGCAACAGCAGGCGCGCCAGGTCGAGGCGGTGGTGTTGAAAGATGAGGTGTTGCGCTTGGTCGAGATTCCGCTGATTCTGCGCCTGCCCGGCATGCCGCAATTGGCGCGCGGCGCACAAGTGCGGCTGGATGTGATTGATTGGGATGAATTGGATTTGAGCGTGCAGGCGCGTTTGCTGGAAGTGCATGGCGTCAGCGAAGATCTGGGCGAGGAGGAAGAGGAAGTCGAAAGCGCGGCCCCGGAGCAGGTCGCTGCAGACGCGGCGCCAGAGGCGGCGCCAGCCGCCAGCCCGGAGCAGGCCGCGCAAGACGATGCCGGCAACGCCAACGAACAGGCGCTGGCATGA
- a CDS encoding chorismate lyase — MKPARAHARAHWRAHVNAAPAMRIWLMDQASLTLKLRARCQVFRVRCLHQWRAPCLADEAGALGLPRRRHAWEREVLLECDGAPVVFAHTVTPLEANADDWPQFSTLGERSLGSILFGDPLVRQGALQLARLAPQHPLAQRALAALRLHAPHLAAQLAGAQLYARRCLYRRKHGVLLVTEVFFPWLLQLPQPRPTRPQGRMG, encoded by the coding sequence GTGAAGCCGGCGCGCGCGCATGCGCGGGCGCACTGGCGCGCGCATGTGAATGCGGCGCCGGCGATGCGCATCTGGCTGATGGATCAGGCTTCGCTGACGCTGAAATTGCGCGCGCGCTGTCAGGTTTTTCGCGTGCGCTGCCTGCACCAGTGGCGCGCGCCCTGTCTGGCCGATGAGGCCGGCGCGCTCGGTTTGCCGCGCCGGCGCCATGCCTGGGAACGCGAGGTCTTGCTGGAATGCGATGGCGCGCCGGTGGTGTTTGCGCATACCGTGACGCCGCTGGAAGCGAATGCCGACGATTGGCCGCAATTTTCCACTCTGGGCGAACGCAGTCTGGGCAGTATTTTGTTTGGCGATCCGCTGGTGCGCCAGGGTGCTTTGCAACTGGCCAGACTGGCCCCGCAACATCCGCTGGCGCAACGTGCGCTGGCCGCGCTGCGCTTGCATGCGCCGCACTTGGCGGCGCAATTGGCTGGCGCGCAACTGTATGCGCGCCGCTGTCTGTACCGCCGCAAACATGGCGTATTGCTGGTGACTGAAGTCTTTTTTCCGTGGCTGCTGCAATTGCCGCAGCCGCGACCAACCCGGCCACAGGGCCGCATGGGGTGA
- a CDS encoding YqiA/YcfP family alpha/beta fold hydrolase: MILYLHGFRSSPASFKARLLAQHVPAAEWLCPQLPPSPAQAVALAAGLIEAAAPQELCLIGSSLGGFYATWLAQRYGCRCVLLNPAVRPARLLHDQVGTGTQYHSAEPFVFLPEYVAQLEALEVAQISRPERYFLLAATGDEVLDWREMAQHYAGARQHIIQGSDHGISEFAAYLPQVLAFAREGR; the protein is encoded by the coding sequence ATGATTTTGTATTTGCACGGCTTCCGTTCTTCCCCGGCTTCATTCAAGGCGCGCCTGTTGGCGCAGCATGTGCCGGCGGCGGAATGGCTCTGCCCGCAATTGCCGCCGTCGCCGGCGCAAGCCGTGGCCTTGGCGGCGGGCTTGATTGAAGCTGCGGCGCCGCAAGAATTGTGTCTGATCGGCTCCTCGCTGGGCGGGTTTTACGCCACCTGGCTGGCGCAGCGTTATGGCTGCCGCTGCGTGTTGCTGAATCCGGCGGTGCGCCCGGCGCGCTTATTGCACGATCAGGTCGGAACCGGTACGCAATACCATTCTGCCGAGCCGTTTGTCTTTTTGCCGGAATATGTGGCGCAGTTGGAAGCGCTGGAAGTGGCGCAGATCAGCCGCCCGGAGCGTTATTTTTTACTCGCGGCGACGGGGGATGAAGTGTTGGACTGGCGCGAGATGGCGCAGCATTACGCCGGCGCGCGTCAGCACATCATTCAGGGCAGCGATCACGGCATCAGTGAATTTGCCGCGTATCTGCCGCAAGTGCTGGCGTTTGCGCGGGAGGGCCGGTGA